The sequence TATTGAAGGCAGAAATAAGGAATATAAAAAGGTATTATCTTTGCGCGAGATTAATTATATAGAGTTTAAGTGTGATCGTTTTATGAAGCTTACTGGGTACAAATAGATATGTAATCGTGTAGAAGTTTATATATTAGGTTGTGCTTGTTTGATAAGGTTGTGAGTTAGTTTGTGTATAACTAGTATTGAGAAGCAGAAAGGTAACTGTGCTATTGAGGCCGAGCTAATTGTCTGGCGTGGATGTTTCTCGGATTATTATTGCATGTAAACTGGAAGATAGAGTGAGCATGCGAACGAAAATTCAGGCTATCTTCTTTCTGCGACATAAGTGTGCCTCCATGTGGCTCAGCGCGATTGCAGAACGCGCCTGTGCTATGTTGGGGATACCTTATGTTTATTTTTATAAAAGCACACGATGGGGGTGGAATTTTGCCGACTTTTACCAGAAAACAGATCATCCTGTCCTTGGTTGTGCCAATCCAGAGATTGACGAAGTACGACAACTTCAGAACTTCCGAGGGGTGCATGTAGTGCGCGATCCGCGCGATCTTATTGTATCGGCTTATTTTTCGCATCGTTACAGCCACTGGTTCAAGCCTGGAACGGAAGAATATGCCCATCAAGAACGCCTCCGTCGCGTACCCAAGGAAGAGGGGATACGGTTAGAGATTGAATTCAGCGAGCGATATCTCCGGCCTATTGCCGACTGGGACTTCTCGATGCCTCATGTGCTGGAGCTGAAGTTCGAAGAAGTAACGGCCCGGCCTTACGAGTCGATATTGCAGATTTTTGCCTTTCTGGGGTTGCTGGATGAAGATGATTGGACCTGGTGGCGCCAACTTATTGATACGCCTCGCTTTGTGTGGAACAGAGTGGCGCGGCGGTGGGGAGGATGGGGACGCTGGCCGCGCCGCACGATTCCAGCCGAAAAACTGCTCGGGATTGTCTACGAGTTGCAATTTGAGCGTCTGGCCCGTCGCTCCAGAGGGCAGGAAGATCCAAAAAGTCATTATCGGAAAGGGCAGCCGGGTGACTGGCGAAACCACTTTACTGAAGAACATGTGGCGCTCTTCAAGGAGCGGTATCCGGGCCTGTTGGTAAAGCTGGGCTATGAGCCAGATGACAACTGGAGTCTTACAGCGCGAGCTGTTCCCAGCGAATGTACGGGGTGACACGTATGCTGTACGTTTACTTTGGCCATCATAAGTGTGCGTCCACCTGGATTCATGGAATTATTGGCCAGGTATGCCGGGAGGCCGGATTGCGCAAGCGGCTGGTGGTTGATCCGCTTACGCCGCATGCGCACGGGCCGTTGACCGACTACCTGCGCTGGGACATCCGGCGTGAGGAGCTGGGGACTTACCTGACGCGCGAGGGGGTTGATTTTGCCTGCTGCATTACGGCCGACCAGGCTCATGTGGACGGGTTGCAGGGTGTTTCGTTTCGGGGATTTCATGTGATTCGGGATCCGCGGGACATCATTGTGTCGGCGTATTTTTCGCATCGCAACAGTCATCCGACGGAGGGGTTGCCGCACCTGGCTGAGCATCGACGGCGGTTGCAGCAGGTGTCGAAGGAGGAAGGNNNNNNNNNNNNNNNNNNNNNNNNNNNNNNNNNNNNNNNNNNNNNNNNNNNNNNNNNNNNNNNNNNNNNNNNNNNNNNNNNNNNNNNNNNNNNNNNNNNNNNNNNNNNNNNNNNNNNNNNNNNNNNNNNNNNNNNNNNNNNNNNNNNNNNNNNNNNNNNNNNNNNNNNNNNNNNNNNNNNNNNNNNNNNNNNNNNNNNNNNNNNNNNNNNNNNNNNNNNNNNNNNNNNNNNNNNNNNNNNNNNNNNNNNNNNNNNNNNNNNNNNNNNNNNNNNNNNNNNNNNNNNNNNNNNNNNNNNNNNNNNNNNNNNNNNNNNNNNNNNNNNNNNNNNNNNNNNNNNNNNNNNNNNNNNNNNNNNNNNNNNNNNNNNNNNNNNNNNNNNNNNNNNNNNNNNNNNNNNNNNNNNNNNNNNNNNNNNNNNNNNNNNNNNNNNNNNNNNNNNNNNNNNNNNNNNNNNNNNNNNNNNNNNNNNNNNNNNNNNNNNNNNNNNNNNNNNNNNNNNNNNNNNNNNNNNNNNNNNNNNNNNNNNNNNNNNNNNNNNNNNNNNNNNNNNNNNNNNNNNNNNNNNNNNNNNNNNNNNNNNNNNNNNNNNNNNNNNNNNNNNNNNNNNNNNNNNNNNNNNNNNNNNNNNNNNNNNNNNNNNNNNNNNNNNNNNNNNNNNNNNNNNNNNNNNNNNNNNNNNNNNNNNNNNNNNNNNNNNNNNNNNNNNNNNNNNNNNNNNNNNNNNNNNNNNNNNNNNNNNNNNNNNNNNNNNNNNNNNNNNNNNNNNNNNNNNNNNNNNNNNNNNNNNNNNNNNNNNNNNNNNNNNNNNNNNNNNNNNNNNNNNNNNNNNNNNNNNNNNNNNNNNNNNNNNNNNNNNNNNNNNNNNNNNNNNNNNNNNNNNNNNNNNNNNNNNNNNNNNNNNNNNNNNNNNNNNNNNNNNNNNNNNNNNNNNNNNNNNNNNNNNNNNNNNNNNNNNNNNNNNNNNNNNNNNNNNNNNNNNNNNNNNNNNNNNNNNNNNNNNNNNNNNNNNNNNNNNNNNNNNNNNNNNNNNNNNNNNNNNNNNNNNNNNNNNNNNNNNNNNNNNNNNNNNNNNNNNNNNNNNNNNNNNNNNNNNNNNNNNNNNNNNNNNNNNNNNNNNNNNNNNNNNNNNNNNNNNNNNNNNNNNNNNNNNNNNNNNNNNNNNNNNNNNNNNNNNNNNNNNNNNNNNNNNNNNNNNNNNNNNNNNNNNNAGGAGGATGTGCGGAGTCATTATCGGAAGGGTCAGCCGGGCGACTGGCGGAATCATTTTACCGAAGAACACGTGGCCGCCTTCAAAGAGAAATTTGGTGATCTGGTTGTCCGCTTGGGCTACGAACCAGATAACAACTGGACCCTGACAACAGCAACACCCGAGGAGCATCGCAATGCCTGAAGTTGGGGTAGTTATTCCCTGCTATAATCAGGAACGCTATATTCTGCGGGCCATCGAAAGCGTTCAGCGACAGACCTGGACCGACTGGGAACTGGTAGTTGTAGATGATGGCAGCACAGATGCTTCGGCGGTCCTTGTGGAAGAGTTGACAGCGCAGGATGAGCGGATTCGTCTGGTACAACAGGAGAATCAGGGAGTAAGTCGGGCACGTAATCGAGGAGTCCAGGAGCTTAGCCCCTCTGTACGCTATCTGCTTTTTCTGGATGCGGATGATATGCTGCATCCCGAAATGCTTCAGACTCTGACTTCCTATCTGGAACAGCATCCCGAGGCTGGCGCTGTTTTCTGTGGGTTT comes from Rhodothermus profundi and encodes:
- a CDS encoding sulfotransferase domain-containing protein, yielding MRTKIQAIFFLRHKCASMWLSAIAERACAMLGIPYVYFYKSTRWGWNFADFYQKTDHPVLGCANPEIDEVRQLQNFRGVHVVRDPRDLIVSAYFSHRYSHWFKPGTEEYAHQERLRRVPKEEGIRLEIEFSERYLRPIADWDFSMPHVLELKFEEVTARPYESILQIFAFLGLLDEDDWTWWRQLIDTPRFVWNRVARRWGGWGRWPRRTIPAEKLLGIVYELQFERLARRSRGQEDPKSHYRKGQPGDWRNHFTEEHVALFKERYPGLLVKLGYEPDDNWSLTARAVPSECTG
- a CDS encoding sulfotransferase domain-containing protein; the protein is EDVRSHYRKGQPGDWRNHFTEEHVAAFKEKFGDLVVRLGYEPDNNWTLTTATPEEHRNA